The region CCTTTACCTTTGTAGCATTGTAGGAAcaagtgtttattttctgtttatttaccccacccctccctcattTTTTGAAATTTTGCATGATCTGCAGAATTATGCAGAATAAATGAACACCAGAAGGTTGCCCTCGATCTGGACCCATATGTGAAGAAGTTACTGAATGCGAGGAGGAGAGTGGTGCTGGTAAACAACATCCTGCAGAATGCACAGGTTGGTGAATATTCTGTCAGGATTTATAAAGCTTCTAGCATTCATGTGCTGATTGAACTAGAACTGTGGTTTCATTAAGATCGTAAAGCTCCTTGAGACCAAGAGGTTATTAAAATTAGCTAATAACTATAAAAGTGCTTCTGCCGATACCTCCTAATCTCCTGTTCCAGGAACGCCTGAGGAGGCTCCATCACAATGTTGCCAAGGAGACAGCACGAAGAAAGACCATGCTGGAGGCTTCAGGTGTTTTCACCACTCGCTCCCCAAGCAAACCCTGAGCCTCCCTCTGACACCTCGCAACATTTTGTGACCTGTTCTGATCCATCTCTAACCCCAGGATATCGTCCTTTGACCGTCCTACTGTCCTCCTGACACACTGACCTGCACTGTCTGTTTCTGCAC is a window of Takifugu flavidus isolate HTHZ2018 chromosome 21, ASM371156v2, whole genome shotgun sequence DNA encoding:
- the snapin gene encoding SNARE-associated protein Snapin, producing the protein MAAVAVVEAAAGKDAIAEGLVDLLKPAIKQLDTHVHAVRESQVELREHIDNLASELCRINEHQKVALDLDPYVKKLLNARRRVVLVNNILQNAQERLRRLHHNVAKETARRKTMLEASGVFTTRSPSKP